Proteins from a genomic interval of Papaver somniferum cultivar HN1 chromosome 4, ASM357369v1, whole genome shotgun sequence:
- the LOC113272093 gene encoding uncharacterized protein LOC113272093, with amino-acid sequence MSCSRKSSQYIRGVGLFIEFVHKYGGESTLFLRPCRRCKNSKGLESLSKISFHLLRHGIDLTYTLWRFHGESSLAAERLGGIASSVGADAAATVGEDVADNVGGDLAENVGGNVAANLGGNVADNLGDVASDHIIQPDVEGVDENGGLHDTVHCPAETSHSRKHESAYDRARAPLYNSCPSGKTTLNAAVKLNDIKTQYGFSDNGVTALLEMMKEFLPEENTLPAKYPELKKMIQELGMDYITYDACINDCIFYWKDKSEMVKCHVCNEPRYKKVFNEERKLTKVAQKNLRHFPLIPRLQRLYSMSWIAELMLWHFTAQSDINVMRHPVDSSAWRCVDRFSPEFSKEPRNVTLGISTDGFNPNGFFDTNHSCWPVVVQPYNLSPSSCMKREFSILLLLISVPRAPGKDIDVYLEPLIEELIMLWNEGVLTYDSFSKTEFVMRARLLWDIHDYPTLGTLPGCVTHGYLACHHCGEGTRSDYLSFSRKICYMGHRRWLPMGHKIRDDKTNFDGVVEHGTAPWPLSGLQIQQKVANLKTKHGKGKPPAEPSKKLKRRAAEDNEEDDDVEEEVREEKNITEHLLNTIMGNGKSKDSLGARQDLEAMGVKRKLWLKVDEVTGITTMPDGAFAMSRKEKVAFCTILKNLRVPSSFSSNFRNNVNINPPELRNFKSHDDHVTMQYLLPLLVHVATLMPKDLRVALLRISTFFRILLMKGFKGLVRNRRYIKGCIARGYITREDRLCFMENVSVNGEGTHKHTRQAFLDDDDEFADEMPLSKRKNITLTTVKFEQARNWVPSKFFGINDWKRKYAAYINSRKPHGPRNVMRFVIGFVTIIGLDFG; translated from the exons ATGAGTTGTAGTCGTAAATCTTCTCAATACATACGAGGTGTAGGGTTATTCATAGAGTTTGTGCATAAATATGGTGGCGAAAGCACATTATTCTTGCGCCCTTGTAGACGTTGCAAGAATAGTAAAGGATTAGAGTCGCTTAgtaaaatttcatttcatttactCAGACATGGTATTGATTTGACATATACTCTGTGGCGTTTTCATGGGGAAAGCTCACTAGCAGCTGAGAGGTTAGGAGGTATAGCTTCCAGTGTAGGAGCAGATGCAGCTGCGACTGTAGGAGAAGATGTAGCTGACAATGTAGGAGGAGATTTAGCTGAAAATGTAGGAGGAAATGTTGCTGCTAATTTAGGAGGAAATGTAGCTGATAACTTAGGAGATGTAGCATCTGATCATATAATCCAACCTGATGTAGAAGGTGTAGATGAGAATGGTGGATTACATGATACTGTTCATTGTCCTGCTGAAACCAGCCACAGTAGGAAGCATGAATCTGCATATGACCGTGCTAGGGCACCATTGTACAATTCATGTCCATCAGGAAAGACAACATTGAATGCTGCTGTAAAACTGAATGACATTAAGACCCAGTATGGGTTTTCAGACAACGGTGTCACTGCACTTTTAGAAATGATGAAGGAGTTTCTTCCCGAAGAAAATACACTCCCAGCTAAGTACCCTGAACTAAAAAAGATGATCCAAGAATTAGGAATGGATTATATAACTTACGATGCATGCATAAATGACTGCATTTTCTATTGGAAAGATAAAAGTGAAATGGTTAAGTGTCATGTTTGTAATGAACCTAGGTATAAGAAAGTTTTCAATGAGGAGAGAAAACTTACTAAAGTCGCTCAAAAGAATTTAAGACACTTTCCATTAATTCCTAGGCTGCAGCGGCTGTACAGCATGTCATGGATAGCAGAGTTAATGCTTTGGCACTTTACAGCTCAGTCAGATATCAATGTTATGCGGCATCCTGTGGACTCCTCAGCTTGGCGATGTGTTGATAGATTTTCGCCAGAGTTTTCTAAGGAGCCGCGTAATGTGACCCTTGGGATATCAACAGATGGTTTCAACCCAAATGGGTTTTTCGATACTAACCACAGCTGTTGGCCGGTAGTTGTCCAGCCATACAATCTCTCTCCTTCCTCGTGTATGAAGCGAGAATTCTCGATATTGCTGTTGTTGATATCTGTCCCCAGAGCACCAGGTAAAGATATAGATGTTTATTTAGAACCTCTGATAGAAGAGTTAATAATGTTATGGAATGAAGGTGTGTTAACATATGATAGCTTTAGCAAAACAGAATTTGTAATGAGAGCAAGGTTGTTATGGGATATACACGATTATCCTACATTAGGTACTTTACCTGGATGTGTAACGCATGGGTATTTAGCTTGTCATCACTGCGGAGAAGGAACGCGTTCAGACTATCTGTCGTTTAGTAGGAAAATATGTTATATGGGACACCGTAGATGGCTGCCAATGGGACACAAAATTCGAGATGATAAGACCAATTTTGATGGAGTTGTAGAGCATGGTACAGCCCCATGGCCACTATctggattacagattcaacagaaggtagctaatttgaaaactaaacatggtAAAGGAAAACCACCAGCAGAACCAAGTAAGAAACTTAAACGGAGAGCTGCGGAGgacaatgaagaagatgatgatgtagaAGAAGAGGTTCGTGAAG AAAAGAACATAACTGAGCATCTACTTAACACCATAATGGGAAATGGCAAGTCGAAAGACAGCCTTGGTGCACGTCAAGATCTGGAAGCTATGGGGGTTAAAAGGAAATTATGGTTGAAAGTGGATGAGGTGACTGGTATAACCACAATGCCAGATGGAGCTTTCGCAATGTCAAGAAAGGAAAAAGTTGCTTTTTGTACAATTCTGAAGAACTTAAGGGTGCCGAGCAGTTTTTCTTCCAACTTTCGCAACAACGTCAACATTAATCCTCCAGAGCTAAGGAATTTCAAGTCGCATGATGATCACGTCACAATGCAATATTTGCTGCCATTGTTGGTTCATGTAGCTACTTTAATGCCAAAAGATCTGCGAGTTGCTCTTCTCCGTATCAGTACATTCTTCAGGATTCT GCTGATGAAAGGATTCAAGGGGTTGGTGCGCAACAGGAGGTACATTAAGGGTTGCATCGCCAGAGGGTATATCACGCGAGAAGATAGATTATGTTTCATGGAAAATGTGTCAGTAAATGGTGAAGGTACTCACAAACATACTCGACAAGCTTTTTTAGATGATGACGATGAGTTCGCTGATGAGATGCCGTTAAGTAAGCGTAAAAACATCACTTTGACTACGGTAAAGTTTGAACAAGCTCGCAACTGGGTCCCATCCAAGTTTTTTGGGATAAATGACTGGAAAAG GAAGTATGCTGCCTATATTAACAGTCGCAAGCCTCATGGTCCAAGAAACGTGATGAG GTTTGTTATAGGTTTTGTGACAATAATTGGGTTAGATTTTGGTTAG